From the Leptolyngbya sp. O-77 genome, one window contains:
- a CDS encoding DUF6929 family protein: MSKPFVPLIRILRDSDLRATVVRSLPLFYREGANPELDRPLHVRAGSSLSWFGDRLALVQDDANFLVLIDPQSFAVEAIPLSPGEGGLRQFDDQRGNKRFKLDLEACTTVPTPDGEIFLAFGSGSTARREQILMVPGSDPDRFTLQPAGALYAHLRDCTAFSGSELNLEGAVFQADYIRLFNRGNGAPQNTLQDTRLPVNATGDLEWDALASYLETPEHCQLPALQNICQYDLGQLDGLALTFTDATVTPRGILFSATAEDSPDATRDGVVSGSAIGILGDRPRWVELRTPDGALFLGKVEGLCPMPDTHRLWVVVDADDPTWPCELCQVELEGDW; the protein is encoded by the coding sequence TTGAGTAAGCCATTTGTGCCCTTGATTCGCATTCTGCGAGATTCGGATTTGCGGGCGACCGTAGTGCGGAGCCTGCCGCTGTTCTATCGGGAAGGCGCAAATCCAGAGCTTGATCGCCCTCTGCATGTGCGGGCAGGCTCTAGCTTGAGTTGGTTTGGCGATCGCCTAGCGCTGGTGCAGGATGATGCCAACTTTCTAGTGCTGATTGACCCCCAGAGTTTTGCGGTCGAAGCCATTCCACTGTCGCCTGGGGAAGGGGGGCTGCGCCAGTTTGACGATCAGCGCGGCAATAAACGGTTCAAGCTAGATCTGGAAGCCTGCACCACGGTTCCCACACCGGATGGAGAAATCTTCCTGGCGTTTGGATCAGGCTCAACAGCCCGACGAGAACAGATCTTGATGGTGCCTGGGTCAGATCCCGATCGGTTTACGCTGCAACCTGCGGGGGCGCTTTATGCTCATCTGCGAGACTGCACCGCGTTTTCTGGGAGTGAGCTAAATCTGGAGGGTGCAGTTTTTCAGGCAGATTACATTCGGCTATTCAACCGGGGCAACGGCGCACCCCAAAATACGCTGCAAGATACGCGGCTGCCCGTTAATGCAACGGGTGATTTGGAGTGGGACGCGCTTGCATCTTATCTGGAGACTCCGGAGCATTGCCAGCTGCCTGCGTTGCAAAATATCTGCCAGTATGATTTGGGTCAGCTAGACGGGCTGGCGCTGACGTTTACGGATGCCACCGTTACGCCGAGGGGTATCTTATTTTCAGCCACCGCCGAAGACTCGCCCGATGCTACCCGCGATGGCGTGGTCAGCGGTTCGGCAATCGGGATTTTGGGCGATCGCCCCCGCTGGGTTGAACTCCGCACGCCCGATGGAGCCTTGTTTTTAGGTAAGGTAGAAGGACTTTGCCCAATGCCAGATACCCATCGGCTATGGGTTGTTGTGGATGCTGATGATCCGACGTGGCCCTGTGAACTGTGCCAGGTTGAACTGGAGGGCGACTGGTAG
- a CDS encoding DUF2252 domain-containing protein, translating into MDDPASLHSDGTPKSRGDRQAAGKSLRQTVPRSAHRDWHPQGDRPDPLELLAKSNQQRIPNLIPIRHWRMMQSPFTFMRGSAIIMAADLATTPTTGIPVQACGDCHLLNFGGFATPERNLIFDVNDFDETLMAPWEWDVKRLTTSFILAGRDLQLSDQDSSEAALAAVQAYRLAIAHFSQMRTLDVWYARLDAKVLIKHAPDEATRRHWEKMTTRAFNRTLDRAVVQLTEVVDGQRRFIDNPPLIYHLPHQAEYFEQISLLFEQYRDTLQVDRQFLLDRYRLVDVALKVVGVGSVGTHCGVALLLDDNDDPLLLQYKEARPSVLEPYAGKSPYPHEGQRIVSGQRLMQAASDLFLGWTTNVEGHDFYFRQLKDMKTAIKLKGMSARSLEDYAEICGAALARAHARTGDPAMISGYLGESNAFDQAVTDFAVAYAYQVEQDYQKLVEAVQSGHIEAIPG; encoded by the coding sequence ATGGATGATCCTGCTTCTCTGCATAGCGACGGCACGCCCAAATCGCGAGGCGATCGCCAGGCTGCTGGAAAGTCCCTGCGCCAAACTGTGCCGCGCTCTGCCCATCGAGACTGGCATCCGCAGGGCGATCGCCCTGACCCGCTGGAATTGCTGGCAAAATCCAACCAGCAGCGCATCCCCAATTTGATTCCCATTCGCCATTGGCGGATGATGCAGTCTCCGTTTACCTTCATGCGCGGCAGCGCCATCATCATGGCGGCAGATCTAGCCACTACGCCGACCACGGGCATTCCGGTGCAGGCCTGCGGCGATTGCCACTTGCTGAACTTTGGCGGATTTGCCACCCCCGAACGCAACCTGATCTTTGACGTGAATGATTTTGATGAAACCCTGATGGCTCCGTGGGAATGGGATGTCAAACGGCTGACCACCAGCTTTATTTTGGCTGGTCGAGACTTGCAATTGTCAGATCAGGACAGTTCGGAAGCAGCGCTGGCAGCCGTTCAAGCCTATCGATTGGCGATCGCCCATTTTAGCCAGATGCGAACCCTGGACGTGTGGTACGCCCGTCTGGATGCCAAGGTGCTGATCAAACACGCGCCCGACGAGGCTACCCGCAGACATTGGGAAAAAATGACCACCCGGGCTTTTAACCGTACCCTGGATCGGGCGGTTGTGCAGTTGACCGAAGTTGTGGACGGACAGCGCCGTTTTATCGACAATCCGCCGCTGATTTATCACCTGCCCCATCAAGCCGAATATTTTGAGCAAATCAGCCTTTTGTTTGAGCAATACCGAGATACGCTTCAGGTCGATCGCCAGTTCCTACTCGATCGCTATCGTCTGGTCGATGTAGCCCTAAAAGTGGTGGGCGTGGGCAGCGTGGGGACGCATTGCGGCGTGGCGCTGCTGCTAGATGACAATGACGATCCGCTGCTGCTGCAATACAAAGAAGCCCGTCCCTCGGTGCTGGAACCCTACGCAGGCAAGAGTCCCTATCCCCACGAAGGACAGCGCATCGTCAGCGGGCAGCGGCTAATGCAGGCGGCCAGCGATCTCTTCCTCGGCTGGACGACAAACGTCGAAGGACATGATTTTTACTTCCGACAACTGAAAGATATGAAAACCGCCATCAAGCTCAAGGGCATGTCGGCCCGCAGCCTGGAAGACTATGCCGAGATCTGTGGCGCTGCCCTGGCCCGGGCCCATGCCCGCACCGGAGATCCGGCCATGATTAGCGGCTACCTGGGCGAAAGCAATGCCTTTGATCAAGCAGTGACGGATTTTGCTGTGGCCTATGCCTACCAGGTAGAACAGGACTACCAAAAGCTGGTGGAAGCCGTGCAGTCGGGCCACATTGAGGCAATACCAGGTTAG
- a CDS encoding MgtC/SapB family protein, translated as MTWTEFVVRLAIAFLLGSALGLERQWRQRMAGLRTNTLVATGAALFVMLSVLTPGDSSPTRVAAQVVSGIGFLGGGVILREGLTVRGLNTAATLWCAAAIGSLSGAGLLPHAAMGTAAVLVANLLLRPLGYRINQQPLKGTELELCYRCEVVCRAQDEAHVRALLLQAVASGKLRLRSLYSEDLEDKPDRVSIEAELVTQERNDAFIEQVVSRLSLEPGVIATRWRIIEQEFG; from the coding sequence ATGACCTGGACAGAGTTTGTCGTTCGGCTAGCCATTGCGTTTCTACTCGGTTCGGCGCTGGGGCTAGAGCGCCAGTGGCGGCAACGCATGGCCGGGCTGCGAACCAATACCCTCGTGGCCACCGGAGCGGCGCTGTTTGTGATGCTGTCTGTGCTAACGCCGGGAGATTCCAGCCCCACTCGCGTTGCGGCTCAGGTCGTGTCTGGGATTGGCTTTTTGGGGGGCGGCGTGATTTTGCGGGAGGGCCTGACGGTGCGCGGGCTGAACACGGCGGCGACGCTTTGGTGTGCGGCGGCAATTGGCTCCCTGTCGGGCGCGGGACTCTTGCCTCATGCAGCGATGGGCACGGCTGCGGTGCTAGTAGCCAACTTGTTGCTGCGTCCTCTGGGATATCGCATCAATCAGCAGCCCCTTAAAGGGACAGAACTGGAACTGTGCTATCGCTGTGAGGTGGTCTGCCGCGCTCAGGACGAAGCCCATGTGCGGGCGCTGCTGCTCCAGGCAGTCGCTAGTGGAAAACTGCGGTTGCGATCGCTCTACAGCGAAGATCTGGAAGATAAGCCCGATCGCGTCAGTATCGAAGCCGAACTCGTGACGCAAGAACGCAACGATGCGTTTATAGAACAAGTCGTCAGCCGCCTGAGCTTGGAGCCGGGGGTAATTGCCACTCGCTGGCGCATTATTGAACAGGAGTTTGGCTAA
- a CDS encoding DedA family protein → MAEWVARTMEALGYWGIGLLMFLENMFPPIPSELIMPLAGFTVAQGKMQFVPAVAAGMVGTVLGAVLWYEIGQLVSERRLMQLADRYGKWLAISGQDIQRAIAWFNRYGKRAVFFGRLVPGVRTLISLPAGLGRMSFLPFLLYSTAGTLIWTLLLTYVGFLLGDNYAQVEQYLGPVSKLVLVGLAIALGVWLWRRKR, encoded by the coding sequence ATGGCAGAGTGGGTGGCGCGGACAATGGAGGCGCTCGGCTATTGGGGCATTGGGCTGCTGATGTTTCTGGAAAACATGTTTCCGCCGATTCCGTCGGAGCTAATCATGCCGCTGGCGGGGTTTACCGTGGCGCAGGGCAAGATGCAGTTTGTGCCCGCAGTGGCGGCGGGGATGGTGGGGACGGTGCTGGGCGCTGTGCTGTGGTATGAGATTGGGCAACTCGTCAGCGAACGGCGGCTGATGCAGCTGGCCGATCGCTACGGCAAGTGGCTGGCGATTTCCGGGCAAGATATCCAAAGGGCGATCGCCTGGTTTAACCGATATGGCAAGCGGGCGGTGTTTTTTGGGCGGCTGGTTCCGGGCGTGCGGACGCTGATTTCCCTGCCAGCGGGTCTGGGCCGCATGAGCTTTCTCCCCTTCCTGCTCTATTCCACTGCGGGGACGCTGATCTGGACGCTGCTGCTGACCTACGTCGGGTTTCTGCTGGGGGACAACTACGCCCAGGTTGAACAATATCTCGGCCCGGTGTCCAAGCTAGTTCTGGTCGGGCTGGCGATCGCCCTGGGGGTCTGGCTCTGGCGACGGAAACGATAG
- a CDS encoding alpha/beta hydrolase: MRFLFNLSGLVAAAAAVYGAIALWVASRQQQMIFFPSPTITQTPADFGAAYEDVWLSVQQGDRAERIHGWWIPVPPGQPQRGVMLYLHGNGLNIGANADYAVRWQRLGLSVFLFDYRGYGQSEGAFPSEAAVYQDADAAWRYLTEERGIAPEEILIYGHSLGGAIAIDLGVRQPRAAGLIVESSFTSIRDMAYRTTPFGFLPIDLILTQRFDSIGKVPHLQVPVLYAHGAQDAQVPADMSEALYAATRSPKMLWISPTGGHAIGDVDGDGYGQAIREFLDRYLPVRVPL, from the coding sequence ATGCGCTTTCTGTTTAATCTTTCGGGTCTGGTGGCCGCCGCGGCCGCTGTCTATGGGGCGATCGCCCTGTGGGTGGCCAGTCGCCAGCAGCAGATGATTTTCTTTCCATCGCCGACGATTACCCAAACGCCCGCCGATTTTGGAGCTGCCTATGAGGATGTGTGGCTGTCGGTGCAGCAGGGCGATCGCGCCGAGCGAATTCACGGCTGGTGGATTCCCGTGCCGCCGGGCCAGCCGCAGCGGGGCGTGATGCTCTACCTCCACGGCAACGGGCTAAACATTGGCGCAAATGCGGACTATGCCGTGCGCTGGCAGCGATTGGGGCTGTCGGTGTTCCTGTTCGACTATCGCGGCTATGGGCAGAGCGAGGGGGCGTTTCCCAGCGAGGCGGCGGTCTATCAAGATGCCGACGCGGCCTGGCGCTACCTCACGGAAGAGCGCGGCATTGCGCCAGAGGAAATCCTAATCTACGGGCATTCTCTGGGTGGGGCGATCGCCATTGATCTGGGCGTGCGCCAGCCCCGTGCGGCCGGGCTGATTGTGGAAAGCTCCTTCACCTCGATCCGCGACATGGCCTATCGCACCACGCCCTTCGGCTTTTTGCCCATTGACCTGATCTTGACCCAGCGGTTTGACTCGATCGGCAAAGTGCCCCATCTGCAAGTGCCTGTTTTGTATGCTCACGGCGCACAGGATGCCCAAGTGCCCGCCGACATGAGCGAAGCGCTCTATGCCGCGACGCGATCGCCCAAAATGCTGTGGATCTCGCCCACGGGCGGCCACGCCATTGGCGATGTGGATGGCGACGGCTACGGTCAGGCGATCCGCGAGTTTCTGGATCGGTATCTGCCTGTGCGGGTTCCACTTTAG
- a CDS encoding PPC domain-containing DNA-binding protein — MNLTPLPIMAIALRLLPQQDLKAELDALAIAQNLEAACILTCVGSLTRAVLRLAGQSEPTTYDGRFEIVSLVGLLSRHGSHYHMAIADDTGHTLGGHVLTGCQIYTTAEIVIGILPHTRFGRELDPTTGYRELSIEPLEPLTV; from the coding sequence ATGAATCTGACGCCGCTTCCAATCATGGCGATCGCCCTCCGTCTATTGCCCCAGCAAGACCTGAAGGCAGAACTGGACGCACTAGCGATCGCCCAAAACCTGGAAGCCGCCTGCATCCTCACCTGCGTCGGCAGCCTGACTCGCGCCGTGCTGCGGCTGGCTGGCCAGAGCGAACCCACAACCTACGACGGACGGTTTGAGATTGTGTCGCTGGTGGGGCTGCTGTCGCGGCACGGGTCGCACTATCACATGGCGATCGCCGACGACACTGGGCACACCCTCGGTGGACATGTGCTGACGGGCTGCCAGATTTACACCACCGCTGAAATCGTCATCGGCATCCTGCCGCACACTCGCTTTGGCCGCGAACTCGACCCCACCACGGGCTACCGAGAACTATCTATCGAACCGCTGGAGCCGCTGACTGTTTGA
- a CDS encoding aldo/keto reductase → MQTRELGTSGIQITPIITGTWQAGKSMWVGIEDAETIKALRAAFEAGITTVDTAEVYGQGHSERVVAEALSDVRDRAVYMTKVFANHLKYDQVIAACEGSLKNLKTDYIDLYQIHWPAGAFNTEIVPIAETLSALNDLKQQGKIRAIGVSNFSRAQIEEAAQYARIDSLQPPYNLFWRHVETDAMPYCVEHQISILAYSPLAQGLLTGKFGTDKTFPPEDVRSKNKLFHSENYARAQQALDQLRPIAERYHTSLGNLALAWLLAQPQTHAIVGVRSAEQAVDNARAATVQLSPEDLAAIDAIGRSVTDHLPDANPVMWNFS, encoded by the coding sequence ATGCAAACACGGGAACTGGGCACTTCTGGCATTCAGATTACGCCGATCATCACGGGCACCTGGCAGGCTGGCAAAAGCATGTGGGTGGGCATTGAAGATGCCGAGACGATCAAGGCACTGCGGGCAGCCTTTGAGGCGGGCATTACCACAGTGGATACAGCAGAGGTCTACGGGCAGGGACACTCGGAGCGCGTGGTGGCAGAAGCGCTGTCAGATGTGCGCGATCGCGCTGTATACATGACCAAAGTCTTTGCCAATCACTTAAAGTATGACCAGGTGATTGCCGCCTGCGAAGGCTCGCTGAAAAACCTGAAAACTGACTATATCGACCTCTATCAGATCCACTGGCCCGCCGGCGCGTTCAACACCGAAATTGTGCCGATTGCGGAAACTCTGTCGGCGCTCAACGACCTGAAACAGCAGGGCAAAATCCGGGCGATTGGCGTATCTAACTTTTCCCGCGCTCAGATCGAAGAAGCCGCGCAATATGCCCGCATCGACAGCTTACAGCCGCCCTATAACCTGTTCTGGCGGCATGTGGAAACAGATGCCATGCCGTATTGCGTCGAGCATCAGATTTCCATTCTGGCTTATTCGCCCTTGGCGCAAGGCTTGCTGACAGGTAAGTTCGGGACAGATAAGACTTTTCCGCCCGAAGATGTGCGGTCAAAAAATAAGCTATTTCACAGCGAAAACTACGCCCGCGCTCAGCAAGCCCTAGACCAGTTGCGCCCGATCGCCGAACGCTATCACACCAGCCTGGGCAACCTGGCGCTGGCATGGCTGCTCGCTCAGCCCCAGACCCATGCCATCGTCGGCGTTCGCAGTGCAGAACAGGCGGTAGACAATGCCAGAGCAGCGACGGTGCAGCTGAGTCCTGAGGATTTGGCCGCCATTGATGCTATCGGTCGCAGCGTGACGGATCACCTGCCCGATGCGAATCCGGTGATGTGGAATTTTAGCTAG